In the genome of Neodiprion pinetum isolate iyNeoPine1 chromosome 2, iyNeoPine1.2, whole genome shotgun sequence, one region contains:
- the LOC124211399 gene encoding tRNA-uridine aminocarboxypropyltransferase 1, which translates to MAKESLQLNFKHVQTANNLSDLEKEQKIIDRAPFVKLKIRDAKILDSIQGREICDKCYKSRKFFCYSCCTPVIDERYIPRVKLPIKIDIIKHPREIDGKSTAIHAALIAPEDVRIYTYPEFPEILVDDKVVLIFPSKTACSIEDLFTRKVDHGGHSKEQRIHNEFPITRAIFIDSTWHQTKSIYKDPRLRELDCVVLKSRISQFWRHQKSSPRWYLATIEAIHQFLVELHTNAFGALENYSAEPLEAVEAENPTDDIAESFLTHKYSGQYDNLLYFFKYMYEKIHSIYDHDKLWAYKRPLI; encoded by the exons ATGGCGAAAGAGAGTTTGCAGCTGAACTTTAAGCACGTGCAAACAGCCAACAACTTATCGGACTTGGAAAAGGAGCAAAAGATTATCGACAGGGCGCCTTTCGTTAAGCTCAAGATCCGAGATGCCAAAATTTTAGATTCCATTCAGGGCAGAGAGATTTGCGACAAGTGTTataaatcgcggaaatttttttgttactctTGTTGCACACCTGTTATCGACGAACGATATATACCTCGAGTTAAG ttgccaataaaaattgatattatcaAACACCCTCGGGAAATCGATGGCAAGAGTACGGCGATCCACGCGGCATTAATAGCCCCAGAAGATGTACGAATATACACATATCCAGAGTTTCCAGAAATTTTGGTGGACGACAAG GTAGTGTTGATCTTCCCAAGTAAAACGGCATGCAGTATAGAAGATTTGTTCACAAGGAAAGTCGACCATGGAGGTCACTCAAAGGAACAGAGAATACATAACGAATTTCCAATAACCCGGGCGATTTTCATCGATAGTACCTGGCACCAGACCAAATCTATTTACAAGGATCCAAGACTTAGAG AACTGGATTGCGTTGTTTTGAAATCCCGTATTTCCCAATTCTGGAGGCACCAGAAATCGAGTCCAAGATGGTACCTGGCCACGATAGAAGCTATCCATCAATTCTTGGTTGAGCTACATACGAACGCGTTCGGCGCGCTCGAAAATTATTCTGCCGAGCCTCTTGAAGCAGTTGAGGCGGAAAATCCAACTGACGATATTGCGGAGAGTTTTCTTACGCATAAATACTCCGGACAATACGACAATTTGTTATATTTCTTCAAGTACATGTACGAAAAGATTCACAGTATTTACGATCATGATAAGTTGTGGGCCTACAAACGGCCACTCATATAA